Below is a window of Arabidopsis thaliana chromosome 2, partial sequence DNA.
GCGGTGGAGGATCTCTGAAACTGTATCGACGTTGGCATTATTAAAGCAAATCTTTTCTCTATATCTCTTTTAATATTCTTGGCTCTctctaagaaaacaaatggttTTCTTCGTGAGGTTGTATTAATGAGAGATATTTACATGTAATATACAGAACTATATAAGGACAgagtgtttatatataaaaatgcaAGTATGTGGATTAGGAAAGAGAGTTAGTTTGTGTGGGTTCTTCGGTTGTCCACTTGGGATTTGTTTGGAGTTTGTGTACTGCTTCAGTTAAGAaacgtctctctctttctttatatCAAGGACCGGCCCGGTTTCCCATGAAATTCTACGGACTGGTTCTCGATATTTAATATAACCggttattaaattttaattttgtttttccttgcTTTGTTACTGAGGCTGTCTATTTGTCAATGGTGCTATATATTTCACCAGTTTATTACAATGAATGAGCATGTTGTCGTAACCACACAAGCATTACTATAATTAGAATGGacgtttttatgttttaaccaaaaacactCTTGAATGAAAgttgagaaaatgaaatcaatatCATTTAAGATACCGAGAAAAAAATTCTGAACTCATCTCTATCTCACCGATTATATCAATATTCAGaatataaaaacattgaaCATTATCTTTGAGGTTTTGCATAGATATTTCAATCTTCTACTGTCTCGAggctatatatatagctaacTCTAAAACGTTATTAAAGATTATAAGAACATGATCACTATGTGTCGAGTTGGTTAAGCTATATATATTGGTTAAGAGCTATACTTAATTTATGCATAGGTTTGAAAAAATTCTTGAAACAAATTGGTTGGGAGGACCGACCTTTGTCTTTGTGATTGCCGATCTATTTTCAGTTGGTACTATTCTTGGATGcgtttttggtggatttttaattttgttggaaCCTTCTGACTAAggtaaaaatttcaaaaataactCCATAGGACTTTCAATGTTCCAAGTTGGTGAAGATATCATGTCATGGGTCCATCATAATAATCTTTCCTCATCTTGTAATCAACTTGAGCCTTTCGACGATActaaaaaaagtattaatcAAATTCCttttcaacaaagaaaagaacagaATATTAATAAGACGaattagaagaaaatcaaactaaGCAGTTTGCTAAAAGTAACCAACGTAAAGTCAGGGAAATTTACGAATTGGACAATATTTCTTGGGTGTGTTTTCTTCCACAAACGTATATTCAAATCATATGAATATATTGGACTCTTGGATTTGAGTGGTGGGCataataacaaaacacaattgggaaaaataataaagggTTATCTAATGCATTAGTTTTTCCAACAACTATACATATTCCCAAGTAGCCCTAGTTGTTAAGATTAATACGAATAAGCGAGCAATTTGCAGTACTAATTATATCTGACATTTTATAGAATAAGAAGGACAAAAAGTTACAATTTGCTATTTTTTGCACCATCCTCGATATAAAGATTGCTCATCTTATAAGCTTTCGGGTTAGGTGACATAATCACTCACCAATATATTACTGAACACAAATAGATTACAAGTTGATGTGGAAAATGTATTAATATTACGGTGATACATTTTTGGGTTCAAAGAGTCAATCTCAAATCAATGCATCAGACGTATTTTGTTACAACAACATAATTTGtgccaacttttttttttgtcaaaacatgTATTATATATCCAAGATTTAAATTCCAATGGTGAGATAGTGACAAACATTAGTATAAACAACTCGACTCCatgtcattattatttttgtgcaaaagccggttgtttgtttgtttgtgaataTTTCTCGAGAAATAAATCTCCAATATGCATAAAATATTATTCCACCTAAAATTATTAAATCCCCAACTAtgattataaacaaaatgcacttaaaatttcaaaaataagtatcgaaaaaatcaaagataagcTTAAATTTcgatagatatttgaatgaATCAGATTACAACGTGATATTAAGAGAAGATTATCGatcaaaaagtaattaaaaggAGAAATTGTCCAAAATAGTTGCATCTCATTCTTGCGGAGAAGAGGACACATTGTCAAAGGGAACTTGTGGAGGTGCAATACCCACCAATTCATTggatttaattaattaacagtTTGCCAActtgatttcttcatttttctaaaGGCTTAGAAGATCTTCAAGATTCGAGCAAGAAAAACGATTTTGGAGACCAGAATGGAATAGTTAAAGCcttttaaataatatacaacTATGTCCCATTTGCACTTTCAAATACCCAATTTGCCTTTTGTAGAAAATACAGATAGATAACTCTCTAATGATAACTTTATTATTCATACCTCATTGCTTATGTAATCTCAGACAACCTGAGGAAAGTCTGCAGACCAAAAAACTCCACTACTGGATATTTCCATTAAACTAAGCCAAGTTTCTTGAATAATCAAAACTTGCCAAGTCAATAAAACCACTACGCAACATCGCATTATTCCATCTCCATTCTTAAGGATGAAAATTAGATGTGAGAGTATCCAAAGttcaaagatcaaaactttatagCTTATATGCATCCGaagttcaaaactttgatATGTACCGAATGTTATAAACTTTTTCTAAACCCAACGTTTGAACTTCTTCATATGTCATATGTattcacaagaaaaagaaagaaggaatcATATTTGAACTTGTCCTACATTACCTAACTACATGTACTACGTCTCACAACCATTAATATCAGAAAGTATCAGTAGCTTCAAAGAAGGGCAGCTTCTAGCTAGTAACAGCTACACCGTCTCGGAGCAGAATCACAAACTTAGGCCAGTCAAACGAAATTTGAAATCTTATGTAGATCCATGAACATCTTTGTCTCCTCCAAAATCCAAGTCCTGTATGTCAAGATCATTGAACCTGCGATGGTCTAAATCAATACCATAGTTCTCCATATCACTGGGCTGCACATAAGGACATCCATAATCAACTCCTGGTTGAGCAATCTCCATAGGGTTGAGGCTCCCGAGCAAGTTAGAATTTGGAAACTGCGTTTGGTAACTGAAATTTGGGTGTCTATCCACTTGATACTGCATTGTCTCTTGACCAGACACATTGTTGTCGTTTAATATACCCAATAGCTCATTAATATCAAACGTTTCATCCACACCAAACTCCAATGGTTCTTGTTCATTGCCATTTCCCATCAACCAAGCATCCAAAGTCTCCCTTTTCGAGTCCTGTCCAATTCCAAAACCAACAGCCAAGTTATGTTCTTCCCTCACTTCCTCTTTTCCTTTCAGCTCCTCTTTAATACACTGAGAACTATCTAAGAGAACATATTCATCGCTACAATCCTCTAGTTTCACCTGACCAAAACCTGAACTTGCATTTGTATCCTCACGTGCACAAACTTCAGATTCATCAGAAAATGCAGTAACCGAGCCTGACACAGTGGCAGTGGCAGCAGTCGAAGAAGAGCGATTTGTGATCTCGGGAAGATTGAGTCTGGCAGACTGACCATATATAGCTTTGGCCGCCTCGTCATAAGCCAATGCAGCTTCATATGAACTGGAGAAAGTACCGAGCCACAACCTAGCACCTCCGTCTGGCTCACGGATCTCAGCAACCCATTTACCCCATCTCCTCTGTCTAACTCCTCTATAGTCACAAATCCCGTTTTCAGGTCCACCTTTACCTTTCATACAACCCTTCCTCGAACCTTTTGGAGGAGGCTTTCGGATTGATTTTGGACCACCACCATCGATACAAGATTCTGCCTCAATCTGCTCATTGTACTCTCTCCATTGCCTTAGAATCTCAGCTACATCTCGTGTTCCACGAGACTTCCTTTTCCTGGTAGAATCAAAGGGGATAGAAGCAAGATTAGCAACATGCTCGAGAACTCcaattttctctcttcacAAAATTTCAAGCAACAGGTTCAACTATACTTCGGATCAAAGCACCtttcaaagaaacaatttttaacCACCTGAACGTAATTACACCGAAGTAGCTACAAGAAGAAGTTTTCATAATCTGCAGCATCACAGCGAGCAAGAAAGAAACTCCATCACGAACAGATTAAGAAACTAGAACAGAGCAAActcagaaacagagaatcacCTAAAGATTCAACATAGAATCCATAATCTAACTTCTGTATCAGGAAAGGTACCACCTTTAACGATTATTTTAGCTAAAAATCCTCTAATTTCCAAGTCTCTTAACCACACACGAACTAGAATCCACAAATCGCACAGAACTCAATCCAAAAGAGACAAATTGTGCcccaaattaacaaatttcaGTCAAcaaaaaaccccaaaaaccctaaaattgaaaaaccTTTCAGCTTCCACCTATTACACAAACAAAGGAACTTGGAGGatatacacacaaaacaacaaaaatcgataaaaagaaaatcttaaaccctaaCAATGAACAATCACATTTAGCAAACATAcagaagagaggaaaaaaaacggagaaaaatcgaaaaatgtaacaaacaaacctGTCAACAATCTCCGACGGCATGTAAGAAAGCACTCGAACAAAGTagcagctgaagaagaagaacacaaaggATTCAATGTAAtaatagtagtagtagtagtagcaaAGACGatagcttttgttttctcgttagcagagaagagaaaggttTGGGATTGTGAAAGGAGAAGCCTTTATATATAGACAAGTCTTAATTAGATATTTCAGATATTTAGGTGATGACGTGGCGTTCGAACTTACCAGATTCTGATTTGCGGCTGGATCCAGAGTCCTTTCCTTTTTGCTTTGGGCCTAAGTTATTTCTGATTATGCTTTTTGACTATTTTACCCTCAAAGCTTCTTTGTAATTTCCGCTTATGATCCCTTTTACTATAGCTGAATACGTCATTTACTCATTTTCGTTGACTAGTCAAAAATCAAGTCTTCTTCCACACGAAGCTATGGGCTAAGTATggattattgttttatattttttgtaaactttattattgatatgaataaatttagagaaaaatattaatgttttatatgtgttttggtttcGTGGATTACCCTTAAGAGCCTATTATGCTTCTTTTCGCGAGTATATAACACATTGTGTTAGACAAGTTCAAATTGTGAATGAGACTATGAGTGAATTTGTCGTTAAATAAAGGAGACCAGCCTTCGTGGagaatttctatttttcctaCGAAGTGACAatccattttctctttgtctAGTCAAGGATCCATCATTCATTGTAATATGAACGTTAAGAAACTGTCACATACATATGGAATCAAATCCATATTTGGATTTAAGCCGACTAGTAACGCCCCAACTTAACCAATGCAGTTATTGGACTTAACATTTTGGAAATGCGAGAAGTTAGAGATCTCAACAAATAAAGGCGATCATTACAAAACTTAAACCTAGAAAGAGGATAATTTTGGAGTGATGGTGACGTAGAGGATGATCGCCAGTTTCTTATCATTTCAAATGCTTGATAGAATACATCTCCTCATAGAttgagagatagagaatataatattttgtagtggtggtgatgaggaggaggaggattgAGTGTTATGAGAGTTTCAGACCACTCTTGGTGACAATCTAAAGATCTTCCTTTGTTTACTTTCTTGCATTTCAATAAAGCTCCATATGAGCTATCTCATTTTCAATCTACAACTTAAGACCTCACAATAGTCAACTACGATTAACAATACACTAGAACTATCTAGGAGAACATATTCATCAATACAATCCTCTAGTCTGACCTGACCAAAACCAGATCTTGCATTTGTATCCTCACGTGCACAAACTTCAGATTCATCAGAAAATGCAGTAACCGAGCCTGACACAGTGGCAGCAGTGGAAGATTGAGTCGGGCAGACTGACCGTAAATAGCTTTGGAAGCCTCATCATAAGCCAATGCAGCTTCATATGAACTAGAGAAAGTACCGAGCCATAACTTAGCACCTCGGCCTGGCTCACGGATCTCAGCAACCCATTTACCCCATGTCCTCTGTCTAACTCCTGTATAGTCACAAATCCCATTTTCAGGTCCACCTTTACCTTTCATACAACCCTTCCTCGAACGTTTTGGAGGAGCCTTTCGGATTGGTTTTGAACCACCACCATCGATGCAAGAATCTGCCTCGGTCTGCTCATTGTACTCTCTCCATTTCCTTAGAATCTCAGCTACATCTCGTGTTCCACGAGACTTCCGTTTCCTGGGCATAGAAGCAAGATTAGCAACATGCTCGTGAACTATTGGGCACAGAAGCAAGTcccattttttctcttaacaAGATTTAAAGCAACATGTTCAACTATACTTGGGATCAAAGCACcttcaaagaaacaatttttaagCATCACAGAATCTACCAACACCGAAGTAGCTACAAGAATTTTTCACAATCTGCAGCATCACAGCGAATAAAAAGAAACCCCATCACGACCACAATTAGAACAGAGCAAACTCAGGAAAGGTACCACATTTAACGTTTATTCCAGCTAAAGATCCTCTAATTTCCAAGTCTCTTAACCCCACACGAACTCGAAGCCACAAATCGCACAGAACGTAATCCAAAAGAGACAAATTGTGcccaaaattaacaaatttctGTCTACGAAAAACcccaaaaaccctaaagtGAAAACCTTCTAGCTTTCAACtactaaacaaacaaaagaagttaCTTTAAGGAACTTGATACCactcaaaaacaacaacaatcctgtaaaaacaaaatctttaacaATGAACAATTAGCACACATACACAAgcgggaaaacaaaaacaaaaaaaacggaCAAACAAACCTGTCAACAATCTCCGACGCTGACGGCATGTCAGCAATCACTCGAACAAAGTagcagctgaagaagaagaagaacccaaACGATTCAGTGTAATAGTAGATTAGTAGTAGCAAAGAAGATGGCTTTTTTCGTTagcagagaaaaaaaaaggtttgggatttgtgaaagaagaagCCTTTATTAGATATTTCAGATATTTCGGTGATGACGTGGCGCTTGTGAGTGAACGTTAAAAAACTATCAAATCAACATTTGGGTTTAAGGACTTGCCACAACTTAACCAACGCTGCCAAATAAATCGATACAATAAGATTTTGGACTTTACCATTTTGGAAGTGCTACAAGTTAGAAATCTCAATAATAAATCCAGTATAACAAAATTGTACGATACAATATTTGAGTAAAGGTGGTGAatacaacaaagaagaaaagagatgaaaattgTCAAAATATGGTTTGCGACCAATCTAGTGGCAATAGAGTTTGATAATAGAGTCAGCGCCTGCAGTGAATAGCCATGGTTGTCTCGGATGAAACTTGCAGTCCAAGACTCCTGCagtcataaaaaataatcaaaacacatTAATATAAACGATCTTACAAGTTAATATGCGATAGTGTATTCTTGTAAGAATCAAATACACTGTAAAAACTGACCTCCTTTTGAAGAATGACCTCTTAGAATCTCCAATGGCACAATCAGAGGATTCTGGTTCAGATCATTATACACCATTCCATGGAAAACATAAGCTGTTGAATCCTCCGAGCACGAAGCAAATAACGGATATGATCGATGAACTGCCACATTTGTAATGTCTTTAGGATGATTCTTGAGAGTCTTGTATGGTTTCGAAGATAGATCCATGTCAAACCAACACATCTTCCCTTCTTTGCTTCCTACTATCAGATTATCACCACCAGGATGAATCGCCATTGATGAGATTTCTCTCAATCCTGTCTCAAGCTTTTTGGTGGCCTCGCCTGGCTTCAAAAGATTGTAAACACGCACGTCCTTTCTTGTCGCAACGAAGAAGTAAGAAAGGCTGGGATGAAAAAGTGTACAGACTGGAAGTCCACGAATCTTAAATGGGAGCCTTTGTGTTTTCTGTTTTGACAGTTGGTGCAATACCACTCCCCGTGTTTCCCCGGATGCCATCACTGTTGAGAGATAGTCTCCTTTACGATGCCAGTCAATAGACGATATGCTCTGAAAGTAAACAAACCAGTTTAAGATTTTCCTTATGTAATAACTGTTAAAAGGAGAATCTTTTGCAAAAGTGTACCTTAAAATGTCTTATCTTAATCCCTCCATATAACTCATCAGGTAGCCAGGTTACAATTGCTGCAACTATGAAGTCGTGCAAAACATACCAACCAAAAAGATTTAATCATTTGG
It encodes the following:
- the DREB2C gene encoding Integrase-type DNA-binding superfamily protein, yielding MKGKGGPENGICDYRGVRQRRWGKWVAEIREPDGGARLWLGTFSSSYEAALAYDEAAKAIYGQSARLNLPEITNRSSSTAATATVSGSVTAFSDESEVCAREDTNASSGFGQVKLEDCSDEYVLLDSSQCIKEELKGKEEVREEHNLAVGFGIGQDSKRETLDAWLMGNGNEQEPLEFGVDETFDINELLGILNDNNVSGQETMQYQVDRHPNFSYQTQFPNSNLLGSLNPMEIAQPGVDYGCPYVQPSDMENYGIDLDHRRFNDLDIQDLDFGGDKDVHGST
- the DREB2C gene encoding Integrase-type DNA-binding superfamily protein — its product is MPSEIVDRKRKSRGTRDVAEILRQWREYNEQIEAESCIDGGGPKSIRKPPPKGSRKGCMKGKGGPENGICDYRGVRQRRWGKWVAEIREPDGGARLWLGTFSSSYEAALAYDEAAKAIYGQSARLNLPEITNRSSSTAATATVSGSVTAFSDESEVCAREDTNASSGFGQDSKRETLDAWLMGNGNEQEPLEFGVDETFDINELLGILNDNNVSGQETMQYQVDRHPNFSYQTQFPNSNLLGSLNPMEIAQPGVDYGCPYVQPSDMENYGIDLDHRRFNDLDIQDLDFGGDKDVHGST
- the DREB2C gene encoding Integrase-type DNA-binding superfamily protein (DREB2C; CONTAINS InterPro DOMAIN/s: DNA-binding, integrase-type (InterPro:IPR016177), Pathogenesis-related transcriptional factor/ERF, DNA-binding (InterPro:IPR001471); BEST Arabidopsis thaliana protein match is: Integrase-type DNA-binding superfamily protein (TAIR:AT2G40350.1); Has 5601 Blast hits to 5564 proteins in 248 species: Archae - 0; Bacteria - 0; Metazoa - 0; Fungi - 0; Plants - 5583; Viruses - 4; Other Eukaryotes - 14 (source: NCBI BLink).), whose product is MPSEIVDRKRKSRGTRDVAEILRQWREYNEQIEAESCIDGGGPKSIRKPPPKGSRKGCMKGKGGPENGICDYRGVRQRRWGKWVAEIREPDGGARLWLGTFSSSYEAALAYDEAAKAIYGQSARLNLPEITNRSSSTAATATVSGSVTAFSDESEVCAREDTNASSGFGQVKLEDCSDEYVLLDSSQCIKEELKGKEEVREEHNLAVGFGIGQDSKRETLDAWLMGNGNEQEPLEFGVDETFDINELLGILNDNNVSGQETMQYQVDRHPNFSYQTQFPNSNLLGSLNPMEIAQPGVDYGCPYVQPSDMENYGIDLDHRRFNDLDIQDLDFGGDKDVHGST
- the DREB2C gene encoding Integrase-type DNA-binding superfamily protein — translated: MKTSSCSYFGVITFRKRKSRGTRDVAEILRQWREYNEQIEAESCIDGGGPKSIRKPPPKGSRKGCMKGKGGPENGICDYRGVRQRRWGKWVAEIREPDGGARLWLGTFSSSYEAALAYDEAAKAIYGQSARLNLPEITNRSSSTAATATVSGSVTAFSDESEVCAREDTNASSGFGQVKLEDCSDEYVLLDSSQCIKEELKGKEEVREEHNLAVGFGIGQDSKRETLDAWLMGNGNEQEPLEFGVDETFDINELLGILNDNNVSGQETMQYQVDRHPNFSYQTQFPNSNLLGSLNPMEIAQPGVDYGCPYVQPSDMENYGIDLDHRRFNDLDIQDLDFGGDKDVHGST
- a CDS encoding Integrase-type DNA-binding superfamily protein (Integrase-type DNA-binding superfamily protein; CONTAINS InterPro DOMAIN/s: DNA-binding, integrase-type (InterPro:IPR016177), Pathogenesis-related transcriptional factor/ERF, DNA-binding (InterPro:IPR001471); BEST Arabidopsis thaliana protein match is: Integrase-type DNA-binding superfamily protein (TAIR:AT2G40340.1); Has 4959 Blast hits to 4957 proteins in 222 species: Archae - 0; Bacteria - 0; Metazoa - 0; Fungi - 0; Plants - 4951; Viruses - 0; Other Eukaryotes - 8 (source: NCBI BLink).); the protein is MPRKRKSRGTRDVAEILRKWREYNEQTEADSCIDGGGSKPIRKAPPKRSRKGCMKGKGGPENGICDYTGVRQRTWGKWVAEIREPGRGAKLWLGTFSSSYEAALAYDEASKAIYGQSARLNLPLLPLCQARLLHFLMNLKFVHVRIQMQDLVLVRSD
- a CDS encoding Integrase-type DNA-binding superfamily protein gives rise to the protein MPSASEIVDRKRKSRGTRDVAEILRKWREYNEQTEADSCIDGGGSKPIRKAPPKRSRKGCMKGKGGPENGICDYTGVRQRTWGKWVAEIREPGRGAKLWLGTFSSSYEAALAYDEASKAIYGQSARLNLPLLPLCQARLLHFLMNLKFVHVRIQMQDLVLVRSD